A region from the Citrobacter koseri ATCC BAA-895 genome encodes:
- a CDS encoding IMPACT family protein, with protein sequence MDSWLIPAAPVTVEEEIKKSRFITLLAHTDGVEAAKAFVDAVRAAHPDARHHCVAWVAGAPDDSQQLGFSDDGEPAGTAGKPMLAQLMGSGVGEITAVVVRYYGGILLGTGGLVKAYGGGVNQALRQLTTQRKTPLTEYTLQCEYGQLAGIEALLGQFAGQIVTSDYQAFVRLRVALPYANVDEFSARLADFSRGSLQLLAIEE encoded by the coding sequence ATGGACAGTTGGTTAATCCCTGCGGCGCCGGTCACTGTCGAGGAAGAGATCAAAAAAAGCCGCTTCATTACGCTGCTCGCCCACACGGACGGCGTTGAAGCGGCGAAAGCCTTTGTTGATGCTGTCAGAGCGGCGCATCCAGATGCGCGTCATCATTGCGTGGCATGGGTGGCGGGCGCGCCGGATGATTCACAACAGCTGGGATTTTCTGATGATGGCGAACCGGCGGGAACGGCGGGCAAACCGATGCTTGCCCAGCTAATGGGCAGCGGCGTTGGCGAGATCACCGCTGTCGTGGTGCGTTACTATGGCGGTATTCTGCTCGGCACCGGTGGGCTGGTAAAAGCCTACGGCGGCGGCGTGAATCAGGCGTTGCGTCAGTTAACGACGCAGCGCAAGACGCCGTTAACCGAATATACTTTGCAGTGTGAGTACGGCCAACTGGCCGGAATAGAAGCATTATTAGGGCAGTTTGCCGGTCAAATCGTTACCAGCGATTATCAGGCATTCGTTCGGCTCAGGGTGGCGCTTCCTTATGCAAATGTGGATGAATTTTCAGCAAGGCTGGCGGATTTTAGCCGTGGTTCATTGCAATTGTTAGCGATTGAAGAATAA